A genome region from Bradyrhizobium commune includes the following:
- a CDS encoding long-chain fatty acid--CoA ligase produces MERIWLKQYPPGVPADIEPTQYASLVDLLEESFTKFADRKAFICMDKSISYRDLDQMSLALGAYLQGRGLQRGARVAIMMPNVLQYPVATAAVLRAGFAVVNVNPLYTPRELEHQLKDSGAECVVVLENFAHTVEQVIAKTPVKHVIVASMGDLLGFKGVIVNLVVRRVKKMVPAYSLPGAVSFNDALSAGRSLSFNKPKLSPGDVAFLQYTGGTTGVSKGATLLHRNIVANVLQNDAWLQPAMAAPPHVDQLMIVCALPLYHIFALTACYLLAVRAGGCNLLIPNPRDIAGFIKELAKYQVNSFPAVNTLYNGLMHHPDFKNLDFSRLKISNGGGMAVQRPVAEQWKAITGCSIAEGYGLSETAPTLTCNTATNAEFNGTIGVPVPSTWISIRDDDGNEVPLGQPGEICAKGPQVMSGYWNRPEETAKVMTADGYFRTGDIGVMDENGYTKIVDRKKDMILVSGFNVYPNEIEEVIASHPGVLECAVIGIPDSKSGEAVKAFVVKKDPNLTAEDVIKFCQGQLTGYKVPKHIEFRTDLPKTNVGKILRRQLRDEKKAEAA; encoded by the coding sequence ATGGAGCGCATCTGGCTCAAGCAATATCCGCCCGGCGTGCCTGCTGATATCGAGCCGACGCAATACGCATCGCTGGTCGACCTCTTGGAGGAGAGCTTCACCAAGTTCGCCGACCGCAAGGCGTTCATCTGCATGGACAAGTCGATCAGCTATCGCGACCTCGACCAGATGTCGCTGGCGCTCGGCGCTTATCTGCAAGGACGCGGGCTCCAGCGCGGCGCGCGCGTCGCGATCATGATGCCGAACGTGCTGCAATATCCGGTCGCCACCGCCGCGGTGCTGCGCGCGGGCTTCGCCGTCGTCAACGTCAACCCGCTCTACACGCCGCGCGAGCTCGAGCACCAACTCAAGGATTCCGGCGCCGAATGCGTCGTCGTGCTGGAGAACTTTGCCCACACCGTCGAGCAGGTGATCGCCAAGACGCCGGTCAAGCACGTCATCGTCGCCAGCATGGGCGATCTGCTCGGCTTCAAGGGCGTGATCGTCAACCTCGTCGTCCGCCGCGTCAAGAAGATGGTGCCGGCCTATTCGCTGCCCGGCGCGGTGTCTTTCAACGACGCGCTCTCGGCCGGCCGGAGCCTGAGCTTCAACAAGCCAAAACTCTCGCCCGGCGACGTCGCCTTCCTGCAATATACCGGCGGCACCACCGGCGTCTCCAAGGGGGCGACCCTGCTCCACCGCAACATCGTCGCCAATGTGTTGCAGAACGATGCCTGGCTCCAGCCGGCGATGGCCGCGCCTCCGCATGTCGATCAGCTCATGATCGTCTGCGCGCTGCCGCTCTACCACATCTTCGCGCTGACGGCCTGCTACCTGCTCGCGGTGCGCGCCGGCGGTTGCAATCTGCTGATCCCAAATCCGCGCGACATCGCGGGCTTCATCAAGGAGCTCGCAAAGTATCAGGTCAACAGCTTCCCGGCCGTCAACACGCTCTACAACGGCCTGATGCACCATCCCGACTTCAAGAATCTCGACTTCTCCAGGCTGAAGATCTCCAACGGAGGCGGCATGGCGGTGCAGCGCCCGGTCGCCGAGCAGTGGAAGGCGATCACGGGATGCTCGATCGCGGAGGGCTACGGCCTGTCGGAGACCGCGCCGACGCTGACCTGCAACACCGCGACCAACGCGGAGTTCAACGGCACCATCGGTGTCCCCGTGCCCTCGACGTGGATCTCGATCCGCGACGATGACGGCAACGAGGTGCCGCTCGGCCAGCCCGGCGAGATCTGCGCCAAGGGCCCGCAGGTGATGTCGGGTTACTGGAACAGGCCGGAGGAGACCGCCAAGGTGATGACAGCGGACGGCTACTTCCGCACCGGCGACATCGGCGTGATGGACGAGAACGGCTACACCAAGATCGTCGATCGCAAGAAGGACATGATCCTGGTCTCCGGCTTCAACGTCTATCCCAACGAGATCGAGGAAGTGATCGCGAGCCATCCGGGCGTGCTCGAATGCGCCGTGATCGGCATCCCCGATTCCAAGTCGGGCGAGGCGGTGAAGGCGTTCGTGGTGAAGAAGGATCCGAACCTCACCGCGGAGGACGTGATCAAGTTCTGCCAGGGGCAGCTCACCGGCTACAAGGTGCCGAAGCACATCGAATTCCGCACCGACCTGCCGAAGACCAATGTCGGCAAGATTTTGCGCCGGCAGCTGCGCGACGAGAAGAAGGCCGAAGCGGCGTAA
- a CDS encoding homoserine kinase — MAVYTDVAADELAEFLQQYDLGELLSYKGIAEGVENSNFLLHTSKGSFILTLYEKRVAKNDLPFFLGLMTHLAEHGVSCPLPVKAKDGEALRELSGRPAAIITFLEGIWPRKPNATHCAGVGEGLARMHLAGANFAVRRANALSVSGWRPLFGAAANRADEVQPGLRAFLAAELDDLESGIWPTHLPEGVIHADLFNDNVFFLGDKLSGIIDFTFACNDMFAYDVAICLNAWCFEPDHSFNVTKARAFLNAYGRVRKLSEAEEAALPLLARGAAIRFLLTRLVDWLNVPPGALVKPKDPLEYFRKLRFHQSVSSARDYGLMPSGLVA; from the coding sequence ATGGCGGTCTACACCGACGTTGCCGCCGACGAGCTTGCGGAATTCCTACAGCAATACGATCTCGGCGAATTGCTCTCCTACAAGGGCATCGCCGAGGGCGTCGAGAACTCGAACTTCCTGCTGCATACGAGCAAAGGCTCGTTCATCCTCACGCTCTACGAGAAGCGCGTGGCGAAGAACGATTTGCCGTTCTTCCTCGGATTGATGACTCATCTCGCCGAGCACGGCGTCAGCTGCCCGCTGCCGGTGAAGGCGAAAGACGGCGAGGCGTTGCGCGAGCTGTCGGGCCGGCCTGCCGCGATCATCACCTTTCTCGAAGGTATCTGGCCGCGCAAGCCGAACGCGACCCATTGCGCCGGTGTCGGCGAGGGACTGGCCCGGATGCATCTGGCCGGCGCCAATTTTGCGGTTCGGCGTGCCAACGCGCTCTCGGTCTCCGGTTGGCGGCCGCTGTTCGGTGCTGCGGCGAACCGCGCCGACGAGGTCCAGCCGGGGCTGCGCGCGTTCCTTGCAGCCGAGCTCGATGATCTCGAGAGCGGCATCTGGCCGACGCATCTGCCGGAAGGCGTGATCCACGCCGACCTCTTCAACGACAACGTCTTCTTCCTCGGCGACAAGCTGTCGGGGATCATCGACTTCACCTTCGCCTGCAACGATATGTTCGCCTATGACGTCGCGATCTGCCTCAACGCCTGGTGTTTCGAGCCGGATCATTCGTTCAACGTCACCAAGGCGCGCGCCTTCCTCAATGCTTACGGCCGCGTGCGCAAGCTCAGTGAAGCCGAAGAAGCCGCGCTGCCGCTGCTGGCGCGCGGCGCCGCGATCCGCTTCCTGCTGACACGGCTGGTCGACTGGCTCAACGTGCCGCCCGGTGCGCTGGTCAAGCCGAAGGATCCGCTGGAATATTTTCGCAAGCTGCGCTTCCACCAGAGCGTTTCGAGCGCGCGCGATTACGGGCTGATGCCGTCAGGACTGGTCGCGTGA
- a CDS encoding DUF1013 domain-containing protein, with product MSNAPLMPKATAVWLLDNTALTFDQVADFTKMHPLEVRAIADGDAAQGIKGSDPISNGQLTREEIEKGEKNQDYRLRLQESKVVLPPQPKRKGPRYTPVSRRHERPSAILWLLRNHAELKDAQIMRLVGTTKSTIASVRDRTHWNTSQLTPIDPVTLGLCAQMELDFEVARAAKEKPIDAAYGGATLLPASETTKKDEYEPAEKSSDDLNVDAVFAKLKTLGGKKQEEEEE from the coding sequence ATGAGCAACGCACCGCTGATGCCCAAGGCGACCGCCGTCTGGCTGCTCGACAACACCGCGCTGACCTTCGACCAGGTCGCCGATTTCACCAAGATGCACCCCCTCGAGGTGCGCGCGATCGCCGATGGTGATGCCGCCCAGGGCATCAAGGGCTCGGACCCGATTTCGAACGGCCAGCTAACCCGCGAGGAGATCGAGAAGGGCGAGAAGAACCAGGACTACCGGCTCCGTCTCCAGGAGAGCAAGGTCGTGCTGCCGCCCCAGCCCAAGCGCAAGGGCCCGCGCTACACCCCGGTGTCGCGCCGTCACGAGCGCCCGAGTGCCATCCTCTGGCTGTTGCGCAATCACGCCGAGCTCAAGGATGCCCAGATCATGCGCCTGGTCGGCACCACCAAGAGCACGATTGCCAGCGTGCGCGACCGCACCCACTGGAACACGTCCCAGCTGACGCCGATCGATCCGGTGACGCTCGGTCTCTGCGCGCAGATGGAGCTCGATTTCGAGGTGGCGCGCGCGGCCAAGGAAAAGCCGATCGACGCAGCCTATGGCGGCGCGACACTGCTGCCGGCCTCCGAGACCACCAAGAAGGACGAGTACGAGCCGGCGGAGAAGTCCAGCGACGACCTCAACGTCGACGCCGTGTTCGCCAAGCTCAAGACGCTCGGCGGCAAGAAGCAGGAGGAAGAGGAGGAGTAA
- a CDS encoding glucan ABC transporter ATP-binding protein/ permease: MSIFRLYTRVLELLGKEARLGWLLAFANLLLAGSQFAEPVLFGRIVDVLSGKTVAGSNSAWPFLGAWVAFGLFTIGCSALVALQADRLSHRQRQAVLTGYFEHILQLPLTFHSGTHSGRLMKVMLNGTDALWRLWLGFFREHFAAILSVVVLLPLSLYLNWRLAILLFVLCIVFTVLTTFVVRRTFGMQMAVEEQYSELSARASDALGNVALVQSFVRIESEVQGLRSVADQLLAAQMPVLSWWALVTVITRASTTITVLAIFTLGIALHDQGLTSVGEIVMFVSFATLLIQKLEQVVSFINSVFMEAPRLREFFNVLDAVPAVHDRPDAIDAGRLSGLVEFNDVTFSYDGKRPAIEDLSFTALPGQTIALVGPTGAGKSTAIALLHRAFDPQSGFIRIDGMDVRGITLTSLRRNIGVVFQEALLFNRSIAENLRVGKPDATEAEMRKACERAQALDFIERSGGFETNAGERGRMLSGGERQRLSIARALLKDPPILILDEATSALDALTEAKVNAALDEVMKGRTTFVIAHRLSTIRNATRILVFENGRVIESGTFDELVAKGGHFAELAKAQFMVQEQAHAKARASVTAAEAAATAAKST; the protein is encoded by the coding sequence ATGTCGATTTTTCGCCTCTATACCCGCGTTCTCGAACTGCTCGGCAAAGAGGCGCGGCTGGGCTGGCTCCTGGCATTCGCGAATCTCCTGCTGGCGGGCTCGCAATTTGCCGAACCGGTGCTGTTCGGTCGGATCGTCGACGTGCTATCGGGCAAGACGGTGGCCGGATCGAACTCGGCCTGGCCGTTCCTGGGCGCCTGGGTCGCGTTTGGGCTGTTTACAATCGGTTGTAGCGCGCTGGTCGCGCTGCAAGCCGACCGGCTCTCGCACCGCCAGCGCCAGGCGGTGCTGACCGGCTATTTCGAGCACATCCTGCAACTGCCGCTGACCTTCCACTCCGGCACCCATTCGGGCCGGCTGATGAAGGTGATGCTCAACGGCACGGACGCGCTGTGGCGGCTGTGGCTCGGCTTCTTCCGCGAGCACTTTGCCGCGATCCTCTCGGTCGTGGTGCTGCTGCCGCTGTCGCTCTATCTGAACTGGCGGCTGGCGATCCTCCTGTTCGTGCTCTGCATCGTCTTCACCGTGCTGACCACCTTCGTCGTGCGCAGGACCTTCGGCATGCAGATGGCGGTCGAGGAGCAATATAGCGAGCTCTCGGCGCGCGCCTCCGATGCGCTCGGCAACGTCGCGCTGGTGCAGAGCTTTGTCCGCATCGAATCCGAGGTGCAGGGCCTGCGCTCCGTCGCCGATCAATTGCTCGCCGCGCAAATGCCGGTCTTGTCCTGGTGGGCGCTCGTCACCGTGATCACGCGCGCCTCCACCACCATCACGGTGCTCGCGATCTTCACCCTCGGCATCGCGCTGCACGACCAGGGGCTGACCTCGGTCGGCGAGATCGTGATGTTCGTGAGCTTTGCGACGCTGCTGATCCAGAAGCTCGAGCAGGTCGTGAGCTTCATCAACAGCGTGTTCATGGAAGCGCCGCGGCTCCGCGAGTTCTTCAACGTGCTCGATGCCGTGCCGGCGGTGCACGACCGGCCAGATGCGATCGATGCCGGCCGGCTCTCCGGCCTCGTCGAGTTCAATGACGTCACCTTCTCCTATGACGGCAAGCGGCCGGCGATCGAGGATCTCTCCTTCACCGCGCTGCCCGGCCAGACCATCGCGCTGGTCGGCCCGACCGGTGCCGGCAAGTCGACCGCGATCGCGCTGCTGCATCGCGCCTTCGATCCGCAATCCGGCTTCATCAGGATCGACGGCATGGACGTGCGCGGCATCACGCTGACCTCGCTGCGCCGAAACATCGGCGTGGTGTTCCAGGAGGCGCTGCTGTTCAACCGCTCGATTGCGGAAAACCTGCGTGTCGGCAAGCCGGATGCGACCGAAGCCGAGATGCGCAAGGCCTGCGAGCGCGCCCAGGCGCTCGACTTCATCGAGCGCAGCGGCGGCTTCGAGACCAATGCCGGCGAGCGCGGCCGCATGCTCTCCGGCGGCGAGCGGCAACGGCTGTCGATCGCGCGCGCGCTCCTCAAGGATCCGCCGATCCTGATCCTCGACGAGGCGACCAGCGCGCTCGACGCCCTCACCGAGGCCAAGGTGAATGCCGCTCTCGATGAAGTGATGAAGGGCCGCACCACTTTCGTGATCGCCCATCGCCTCTCAACCATCCGCAACGCGACGCGGATCCTGGTGTTCGAGAACGGGCGGGTGATCGAAAGCGGAACTTTCGATGAACTCGTGGCCAAAGGCGGCCATTTTGCCGAGCTCGCCAAGGCCCAGTTCATGGTGCAGGAACAGGCACACGCGAAGGCACGGGCCAGCGTGACCGCAGCAGAGGCTGCCGCGACTGCCGCCAAGTCCACTTAG
- a CDS encoding peroxiredoxin: MAIQTGEKLPEAKFRVMTAEGPQVKTTDDIFKGKKVALFAVPGAYTGTCHKMHLPSIFLNAYAIKDKGVDSIAIVSVNDAFVMNAWKRDTDQRDEAVFLADGNADFTKAIGMELDASANGLGIRSKRYSMLVEDGVVKKLNLEAMPGKVEVSGGDTLLGQL; this comes from the coding sequence ATGGCGATCCAGACTGGCGAGAAGCTGCCCGAGGCGAAATTCCGCGTGATGACGGCGGAAGGCCCGCAGGTGAAGACCACCGACGATATCTTCAAGGGCAAGAAGGTGGCCCTGTTCGCCGTGCCCGGCGCCTACACCGGCACCTGCCACAAGATGCATCTGCCGAGCATCTTCCTCAACGCCTATGCCATCAAGGACAAGGGCGTCGACAGCATCGCCATCGTCTCCGTCAACGACGCCTTCGTCATGAACGCCTGGAAGCGCGACACCGACCAGCGCGACGAGGCCGTCTTCCTCGCCGACGGCAATGCCGACTTCACCAAGGCGATCGGCATGGAGCTGGATGCCTCCGCCAACGGGCTCGGCATCCGCTCCAAGCGCTACTCGATGCTGGTCGAGGACGGCGTGGTCAAGAAGCTGAACCTCGAGGCGATGCCCGGCAAGGTCGAGGTGTCCGGCGGCGATACGCTGCTGGGGCAGCTGTAA
- the hisE gene encoding phosphoribosyl-ATP diphosphatase, with product MSDSLERLYLAVLAARDLDPETSRTARLYQRGPSKMAKKLAEEAIEVAIDAVNGDSQAVIRESADLLYNLTVLWASAGVRPEDVWREMSRREDMLGIAEKLPKSPMKLPKVASPSISSRRPIVALEGRAARKRH from the coding sequence ATGAGTGATTCGCTTGAGCGGCTATATCTGGCTGTGCTCGCGGCCAGGGACCTTGATCCAGAGACGTCGCGCACCGCGCGGCTGTATCAGCGCGGCCCGTCTAAAATGGCGAAGAAGCTCGCCGAAGAGGCCATCGAGGTCGCGATCGACGCGGTCAATGGCGACAGCCAGGCCGTCATCCGCGAAAGCGCCGACCTGCTCTACAATCTCACCGTGCTCTGGGCATCGGCGGGCGTACGCCCCGAAGACGTCTGGCGCGAGATGTCGCGGCGCGAGGACATGCTGGGCATCGCCGAGAAGCTGCCGAAATCGCCGATGAAGCTGCCCAAAGTTGCCTCACCAAGCATCTCCAGTCGGCGGCCTATTGTCGCGCTCGAGGGCCGCGCGGCGCGCAAGCGGCACTAG
- a CDS encoding D-alanyl-D-alanine carboxypeptidase family protein — MHAFRPLLRKSLFKLFAATIAIGVLLAPRIASAEALLLIEAESGKVLQADNATIPWYPASVTKIMTAYVTLKAVKDGKITLDTLLTVSPTAASQSPSKMGFRPGTQLTVDNALKMMLVKSANDMAVVLAEGVGGSIDGFSVMMNDTAKKLGMTQTSYVNPNGLPADGQITSARDLGILARSFLRDLPEYEYFVHIPAIRFGKRVTGNFNKLIGRYPGADGFKTGFICASGYNLVASATRNGRRLIAVVLGANSGTARAVKAAQLLERGFSQDGLSWLRPSLGTVENLVPVDASPPNLREEMCGGHRKRPASDDDDALIATNSGGTSGSASATGGEAQVTFFTAGLQPPLMKASELMASAPAAAEPVLVYTGPTRTGPALIAAVSADADQQATPKPRGKKSRVAKKPDAGSDAKTDAKTDGKTAAAKPDAAKPDAKTAATSDAKSAAKPAGTKHAAAKPDAAVKPADKPAAASGDQAAKPAKPKAATKPAPKPVPNNS, encoded by the coding sequence GTGCACGCTTTTCGCCCGCTGCTTCGCAAATCCCTGTTCAAACTGTTCGCTGCGACAATCGCGATCGGTGTGCTGCTCGCACCGCGCATCGCGAGCGCCGAAGCGCTGCTTTTGATCGAGGCCGAGAGCGGCAAGGTGTTGCAGGCGGATAACGCGACCATCCCCTGGTATCCGGCGTCCGTCACCAAGATCATGACCGCCTATGTGACGCTGAAGGCGGTCAAGGACGGCAAGATCACGCTCGACACGCTGCTCACCGTATCGCCGACCGCGGCCTCGCAATCGCCGTCGAAGATGGGGTTCCGTCCGGGAACACAGCTGACCGTCGACAACGCGCTCAAGATGATGCTGGTCAAGTCGGCGAACGACATGGCCGTGGTGCTCGCCGAAGGCGTCGGCGGCTCGATCGACGGCTTCTCGGTAATGATGAACGACACCGCGAAGAAGCTCGGCATGACGCAGACGAGCTACGTCAATCCCAACGGCCTGCCCGCCGACGGCCAGATCACCTCGGCGCGCGACCTCGGCATTCTCGCGCGCTCGTTCCTGCGCGACCTGCCGGAATACGAATATTTCGTGCACATCCCGGCGATCCGCTTCGGCAAGCGCGTCACCGGCAATTTCAACAAGCTGATCGGCCGCTATCCCGGCGCCGACGGTTTCAAGACCGGCTTCATCTGCGCCTCCGGCTACAATCTCGTCGCGTCGGCCACGCGCAACGGACGCCGGCTGATCGCGGTGGTGCTCGGCGCCAATTCCGGCACCGCGCGCGCGGTGAAGGCGGCGCAGTTGCTCGAGCGCGGCTTCTCGCAGGATGGCCTGTCCTGGCTGCGTCCCTCGCTCGGCACCGTCGAGAACCTCGTGCCGGTCGACGCCTCGCCGCCGAACCTGCGCGAGGAGATGTGCGGCGGCCACCGCAAGCGGCCGGCCAGCGACGATGACGACGCGCTGATCGCGACCAACAGCGGCGGCACCAGCGGATCGGCCTCCGCCACAGGCGGGGAAGCCCAGGTGACCTTCTTCACCGCAGGGCTTCAGCCGCCTTTGATGAAGGCCTCCGAGCTGATGGCCTCGGCGCCTGCGGCCGCAGAGCCCGTGCTTGTCTATACCGGCCCGACCCGCACCGGCCCCGCCCTGATCGCCGCGGTCTCGGCCGATGCCGACCAGCAGGCCACGCCGAAGCCGCGTGGCAAGAAGTCGCGCGTCGCCAAGAAGCCCGACGCCGGTAGCGACGCCAAGACAGACGCCAAGACAGATGGCAAGACGGCAGCGGCAAAACCTGATGCCGCCAAGCCTGACGCCAAAACTGCTGCGACGAGCGATGCCAAGAGCGCAGCAAAGCCGGCCGGGACCAAGCATGCCGCGGCCAAGCCCGATGCGGCCGTCAAGCCCGCGGACAAGCCTGCTGCGGCAAGCGGCGATCAGGCGGCCAAGCCGGCCAAGCCCAAAGCTGCGACGAAGCCCGCGCCAAAGCCCGTGCCAAACAACAGCTAG
- a CDS encoding YqaA family protein, with protein MVLHRGAMLKRIYDWCIDAAHKPYALWIMGAVAFAESSFFPVPPDVMLIPMSLARPQRAWVYAAVCTVTSVVGGLLGYAIGALLFDSVGHWLIQVYGLGDKVDAFRASYAEWGAVIILLKGLTPIPYKLVTITSGFAGYNLGLFILCSIIARGGRFFIVAILLNRYGDWIRQKLEERLGLWVALGALVLVLGFVVAIKLI; from the coding sequence ATGGTGCTTCATCGCGGCGCCATGCTGAAACGTATCTACGACTGGTGCATCGACGCCGCCCACAAGCCCTACGCGCTCTGGATCATGGGTGCCGTGGCTTTCGCCGAAAGCTCCTTCTTTCCCGTTCCCCCGGACGTGATGCTGATCCCGATGTCGCTGGCGCGCCCGCAGCGCGCCTGGGTCTATGCGGCGGTCTGCACGGTGACGTCGGTAGTCGGCGGCCTGCTCGGCTACGCCATCGGCGCGCTGCTGTTCGACTCGGTCGGCCACTGGCTGATCCAGGTCTATGGCCTCGGCGACAAGGTCGACGCCTTCCGCGCCTCCTATGCCGAGTGGGGGGCGGTCATCATCCTGCTCAAGGGCCTGACCCCGATCCCCTACAAGCTCGTCACCATCACCTCGGGCTTTGCCGGCTACAATCTCGGCCTGTTCATCCTGTGCTCGATTATTGCGCGCGGCGGCCGCTTCTTCATCGTGGCGATCCTGCTCAACCGCTACGGCGACTGGATCCGGCAGAAGCTTGAGGAGCGTCTCGGATTGTGGGTCGCACTCGGCGCGCTGGTGCTGGTGCTCGGCTTCGTCGTCGCGATTAAGCTGATCTAG
- the rnhA gene encoding ribonuclease HI produces the protein MSELPNVTIYTDGACSGNPGPGGWGAILKFGDKEKELNGGERHTTNNQMELMAAISALEALKKPCVVDLYTDSQYVRQGITGWIHGWKRNGWRTADKKPVKNVELWQRLDAALKQHEVRWHWVRGHAGHPENERADQLARDGVVKARTQTRVGE, from the coding sequence GTGAGCGAGCTCCCCAATGTCACGATCTACACGGATGGCGCGTGCTCGGGAAATCCCGGGCCCGGCGGCTGGGGCGCGATCCTGAAGTTCGGCGACAAGGAAAAGGAGCTGAACGGCGGCGAACGTCACACCACCAACAACCAGATGGAGTTGATGGCGGCGATCTCGGCGCTCGAAGCACTGAAGAAGCCGTGCGTGGTCGACCTTTACACCGACAGCCAGTATGTCCGGCAGGGCATCACCGGCTGGATCCACGGCTGGAAGCGCAATGGCTGGCGCACCGCCGACAAGAAGCCGGTGAAGAATGTCGAGCTATGGCAGCGCCTCGACGCGGCGCTGAAGCAGCACGAGGTCCGCTGGCACTGGGTCAGGGGCCATGCCGGTCATCCCGAGAATGAGCGAGCCGATCAGCTTGCGCGGGATGGGGTCGTGAAGGCGCGGACGCAGACGCGGGTGGGGGAGTAG
- the ispH gene encoding 4-hydroxy-3-methylbut-2-enyl diphosphate reductase: protein MSAKPDLKIVLCSPRGFCAGVVRAIDTVERALDKYGAPVYVRHEIVHNKYVVDGLKKKGAIFVEELAEIPENTTAPVVFSAHGVPKSVPADAQSRNLFSLDATCPLVTKVHREAAIHFKRGREIFLIGHSHHPEVVGTLGQLPVGAVTLIETAEDAKTIAPKDPNNLAFVTQTTLSIDDTAEIVALLKERFPNINGPHKEDICYATTNRQLAVKKVAPVVDALIVVGAPNSSNSQRLREVAEREGCKVAVLAQRAADIDWSRFGNIASLGITAGASAPEVIVEEIMDAFAERYTLHVETVSAAEENEFFPLPRSVRPEAAAE from the coding sequence ATGTCAGCCAAACCAGACCTCAAGATCGTGCTTTGTTCTCCCCGTGGCTTCTGCGCAGGGGTGGTCCGGGCGATCGACACCGTGGAACGGGCGCTCGATAAGTATGGCGCCCCCGTCTATGTTCGCCACGAGATTGTGCACAACAAATATGTCGTCGACGGGTTGAAGAAGAAGGGCGCCATTTTCGTCGAGGAACTGGCCGAAATCCCGGAAAATACCACCGCACCGGTGGTGTTCTCGGCCCATGGCGTGCCGAAATCGGTTCCGGCCGACGCCCAGTCCCGCAACCTGTTTTCGCTGGATGCGACCTGCCCGCTGGTGACCAAGGTCCACCGCGAGGCCGCGATCCACTTCAAGCGCGGCCGCGAGATCTTCCTGATCGGCCATTCGCATCATCCCGAAGTGGTCGGCACGCTCGGCCAGCTTCCGGTTGGCGCGGTCACACTGATCGAGACCGCCGAGGACGCCAAGACCATCGCGCCGAAGGATCCGAACAACCTCGCCTTCGTGACCCAGACCACGCTGTCGATCGACGACACCGCGGAGATCGTGGCGCTGCTGAAGGAGCGTTTCCCGAACATCAACGGCCCGCACAAGGAAGACATCTGCTACGCCACCACCAACCGCCAGCTCGCGGTGAAGAAGGTGGCGCCGGTGGTCGATGCGCTTATCGTTGTCGGGGCCCCCAATTCGTCGAACTCGCAGCGCCTGCGCGAGGTCGCCGAGCGCGAGGGCTGCAAGGTCGCCGTGCTGGCGCAGCGCGCCGCCGACATCGACTGGAGCAGGTTCGGCAACATCGCGAGCCTCGGCATCACCGCGGGCGCATCAGCGCCGGAGGTGATCGTCGAGGAGATCATGGACGCCTTCGCCGAGCGCTACACGCTGCATGTGGAGACGGTCTCGGCCGCGGAAGAGAACGAGTTCTTCCCGCTGCCGCGCTCGGTGCGCCCCGAAGCTGCTGCCGAGTAG